The Sporosarcina ureae genomic sequence ATGTAAATGGATGATACTTTTTGTTGTGCATTGAGGTTATGTTTATAATCTATTTTGAACTTGAACTTAATTAAGTTTAGGCACAAAAATAATTCACTCACTAGCTCCGATGAATATTCTAAGTATCTCCACTCAATAAGTAGGATGGAAGCGGAAGCTGGCGGTGACTCCCGATGGATCAGCCTGATCAGTTGAGACAACTAAGAGAGCGAGAGCCGTCACAAAGAACGGCTTTTGCGAGTAAAAGCGAAGCGTTAGGAGCATATCTTTGCACTTGCGAACAGTTGGCTCACCGCAGGCCCATGGGAAAGCGTCCGCCAGCTGGAGCTTCCATCCCCTCATAGACACTAATTCACTCTTCTAATTCAACCCTCATCCTCTACAACTTTAAACAAGGCTTCATCTATTCTGCTCATTTTTTCCATATATAATCCATATACTAACAAGCTATGACACAACAGAAAGAAAAACTTTTATTTAATTACGATTAAATGAAACCAAATGCTTCTTCAAACGTAAATAGTAAGTATAATAGGCAGTAGAGAGAGGTGAGAAAATAATGTCTAAAATGATTAGGTCAGTTTTTCTGCTCATTTTATTCATCGGTACAATCGCATTGCCTTTTATACACTCAGATGCAGCTGAAACAAAAGTATATCGAGTACCCCTTCATCAAGAAGTAGAAAAGGGGCTGCATGCTTTCCTACAGCGTTCATTCAAAGAAGCCAAAGCTGAAGGTGCAGAGACGATTGTGCTGGATATAGACACTCCAGGAGGGTTTGTAGACGCTGCTGATCAAATCGCAAAACTGATGGAAACAACGGATGATGTGAAAATTGTTGCTTTCATCAACGATCGTGCACTATCTGCCGGAGCTTTCCTTGCGCTCTATGCAGATGAAATCTACATGACACCAAACGGTTCGATCGGTGCTGCACAAGTCATCGATGGTTCTGGAAATGCAGCAGAAACGAAAGCCAATAGTTATTGGTTGGCGCAAATGAAAAATGCCGCAAAGCACTCAGACCGTGATCCACAATATGCACTAGCAATGGCAAATCCTGAAATTGATCTGCCGGACTTGCGTGCGCAAAAAGGGGAACTTCTGACTCTCACTGCTGACGAAGCAGAACAGGTAGGGTACAGTGAAGGTACAGTGGCTTCATTTGATGAGTTACTTAAGAAGCTGGATTTGGAAGACGCGCAAGTTATTTCTACAACGGAAACATTTACAGAGAAAATGGCGCGATTCATCACCAATCCGGTCGTTGTACCGATTTTACTTTCTGTTGCAAGTCTCGGACTGATTGTAGAATTATATTCACCAGGCTTCGGTGTGCCGGGAAGTATGGGGTTAACAGCTCTGTTTTTATTCTTCTATGGACATACAGTAGCGGGGCTCGCGGGTTATGAAACATTGTTATTATTCCTGCTCGGCGTTGCACTCATTATTGCCGAATTCTTTGTAGCGGGGGGAATAGCGGGTATCTTCGGGATCTTGGCTATCATAGGAAGTATTTTATTGGCAGGCACAAACTTGGCATTCATGGCAATCTCGGTGCTAATTGCGATAGCCGTAGCATGTATAGGAGCAGTGGTTATTATGAAATTCTTCGGTAAAAAACTTCATCTGTTGAATAAAATCATTTTAATGGATACGATGGATACTGAAAGCGGTTATGTCTCCAATAAAAATCGTAATGAATTGTTGCAGAAAGTTGCCACAACCATTACACCACTTTATCCATCGGGTGTTGCCGAGTTGGACGGTGAACGAATCGATGTAGTATCAGAAGGTCGGTATATCGAGAGTGGTAAAAAAGTAGTTGTCGTAGCAGTAGAAGGCTTTAGAATTGTAGTTAGAGAGATGAAAGAGGAGGAACAAGGCTTATGATGGGACTAGGAACAATCGGACTGGTAGCTGCAGTCTTCATTATCATCATCGTACTGGCGGTATTCTTTACATTTGTGCCAGTCACGCTATGGATTTCCGCAATGGCGGCAGGCGTACGAGTAAGTATCTTCACGTTAGTCGGTATGCGTTTACGTCGGGTTATCCCAAGCAGAGTAGTTAACCCGTTAATTAAAGCACATAAAGCGGGTCTGACAGTATCGATCAACCAGCTTGAAAGCCATTACTTGGCAGGTGGTAACGTAGACCGCGTTGTGAATGCATTGATTGCTGCACAACGTGCGAACATTGATTTGACTTTCGAAAGAGCGCAAGCAATTGACTTGGCAGGACGTGACGTATTGGAAGCAGTTCAAATGTCCGTTAACCCGAAAGTGATCGAAACACCATTTATCGCAGGTGTTGCGATGAATGGTATCGAAGTAAAAGCGAAAGCCCGTATCACAGTCCGTGCAAACATCGACCGTCTCGTCGGTGGTGCAGGTGAAGAAACTGTCGTTGCCCGTGTTGGTGAAGGTATCGTATCGACAATTGGTTCTTCTATCAGCCACGCAAAAGTACTAGAAAATCCGGATATGATTTCTCAAACCGTTCTGAAAAAAGGTTTGGATTCAGGTACTGCGTTTGAAATTCTTTCGATTGATATTGCCGACGTGGATATCGGTAAAAACATCGGCGCGGAACTTCAGACTGAACAAGCGATGGCGGATAAAAACATTGCCCAAGCAAAAGCGG encodes the following:
- the floA gene encoding flotillin-like protein FloA (flotillin-like protein involved in membrane lipid rafts), encoding MGLGTIGLVAAVFIIIIVLAVFFTFVPVTLWISAMAAGVRVSIFTLVGMRLRRVIPSRVVNPLIKAHKAGLTVSINQLESHYLAGGNVDRVVNALIAAQRANIDLTFERAQAIDLAGRDVLEAVQMSVNPKVIETPFIAGVAMNGIEVKAKARITVRANIDRLVGGAGEETVVARVGEGIVSTIGSSISHAKVLENPDMISQTVLKKGLDSGTAFEILSIDIADVDIGKNIGAELQTEQAMADKNIAQAKAEERRAMAVANEQEMKAKTQEMRSKVVGAEAEVPLAMAEALRSGNIGIMDYMNYKNIQADTSMRDSISKTGSDQQPKKDQ
- a CDS encoding NfeD family protein produces the protein MSKMIRSVFLLILFIGTIALPFIHSDAAETKVYRVPLHQEVEKGLHAFLQRSFKEAKAEGAETIVLDIDTPGGFVDAADQIAKLMETTDDVKIVAFINDRALSAGAFLALYADEIYMTPNGSIGAAQVIDGSGNAAETKANSYWLAQMKNAAKHSDRDPQYALAMANPEIDLPDLRAQKGELLTLTADEAEQVGYSEGTVASFDELLKKLDLEDAQVISTTETFTEKMARFITNPVVVPILLSVASLGLIVELYSPGFGVPGSMGLTALFLFFYGHTVAGLAGYETLLLFLLGVALIIAEFFVAGGIAGIFGILAIIGSILLAGTNLAFMAISVLIAIAVACIGAVVIMKFFGKKLHLLNKIILMDTMDTESGYVSNKNRNELLQKVATTITPLYPSGVAELDGERIDVVSEGRYIESGKKVVVVAVEGFRIVVREMKEEEQGL